GAGTTTCTGCAAGTCAGCCCATGAAAGAGAGGTTCGGGCGTTCGGAATCGCCGGCCATCTTTTATCCCTCCTTCTCGGCCTGGAAACGGCTTTCCAGGAATCGGACGATGTCATCCGATTCATACATGGGCTTATCATCAATGAAGAGACAAGGGATTTGATACATCCCCCCATCCCGTATAAGCCGCATCATATTCGGCGGCCAGAGAATATTTCTATAGACCACATCCGCCTTTAATCTCCTGACGGCCCTCCGGACCTTCATGCAGTAGGGTCAGGTGGGAAACTGGTAGAGTTCGAGCTTCACAGGAATCCCTCCGGATCGTGATTTTCCAACCGTATGTTTCAGTCTATCACGGCCTGATCCATTGTCAAGCACGCCGAAAGAAAACAATATTAAACCAGTCCGCAAATACTTTTTGGAGTCAGTCCCATTCTTAGTTGAAATTCCGTAGCGGCTCCCATCTTCATCAGGCAGCTACACCCTCCTTTCCCGAGGCCGGCTCTATCCTCAACTCCCTTTGGATCGCTATTACCAATTGGAGAAGATGCCGGTAACCACAGATCTTATTCAGCCTGGGCTCTATATCCAATAAGGCGGCAGCCAACTATCTCTGTTTCTGATTCGAGTTCTTCCAATGATCTACTTTGTCCAGTCTCTGACCGATCAGGGACATGAGCGACTCGATGCAGTTGCTGGTCTTCAGGCTGGGGCCGAGCTCCTGAATTCGCCCCAGCTTGTGTAACGTCAACGTCTACTCAAGACCCTCTTTCCGACTTCTGACCGCCGACTCATTGATCAACTTGAGCGCCTTCTTCACCTTGGCCCTTCTTGCCTTGACATTTTTGCCTGCTTATAATACTTTTTTCATCAGCGGTTCATTTCCTTAAAATGGTTTCTAACTGACCAGAAACAAAACCATTTTAGGAGCCGATACTTTAAATTTCAACTAACTTTAGCAGACCGCCGGTCACACTTTATGCGGTCATTGCAGGCAGGAGGAATGGAAACGATGAAGATATATATATCCCCCCCATTTATTACATTTATAAAACAGACCCGGCATATCATTCCCGCTTTTATTTTGCTATATCTTCTTTTTATCATTTCTGATCCTGCTTTTTCACAGGAGACCGGACAGGTTCAGAAGGTGTATGACGGCGATACGGTGCTGCTGTCAGATGGCCGAAAAGTAAGGTATCTGGGAATTAATACGCCGGAATGGCAGGAGCCCTTTTATTTAAAAGCAAAACGGATTAACGAGTCATTAGTGATGGGGAAGGATGTTCGCCTGGAGTTTGACGAAGAACGAGTAGACAAATATGGTCGTTTGTTGGCGTATCTTTATGTGAGAGATCAGATGGTAAATGCCAAACTGATTGAGGACGGTCTCGCTCATGCATTTTTCATCCCGCCGAATCGTAAACATCATGCATTACTGCTCAAACTTCAGGCAGATGCCAGGGAACGCAAATTAGGGATATGGTCTAAACGCGGCAAGATGTCTGTCCTTAAGATTACCAGTGTCCACCCGCCTATCTCCGCTGAAGGAAAATCGCTTCAACCCTATTCACGGATTGCTAATATCAGTAATATTAAGGTCAATCTTGCAGGATACACACTTTCCAGCGAAACAGGACCCTCGTATAAGTTCCCTGATATTGAGTTGGCGCCTGGGTATACCGTTCTTGTTGTCAGCGGGAAGAAAATCAATAATCTGAAAAGCGAAGGTCAGCTCGTTATTTACTGGAATGATCAACCTGCCAAATGGGATGAAGAGGAGGACACTGCATACCTCACAGCCCCTGATGGAACTCTAATAGACTTATATCATTACAAGGGACGCCGAGTCTCACGAAAACCTAAGCAGTAAACTCCTTAAGTAAGTAAAATGGAAAGGTTCTTTTTAAAGGATATGTGCCTGCCGACTTCGCCAATCCACAACGTTATCCGAAATTGTGTTTTTAAGTTGAAAAGATTATGGACTTAACCCCGTCAATGTGACATAATTATTTGTTGGGAACATGATTGGGCTGATTGTCCCCTTGAGGTTTTATGCCTTAAAGAGATTGTTTGTAAATTTAAATAACATGAAAGAGGTTGAACATGAGCAAAAAGGAATTACTTATCAGTGAACTTGAACAGTTTACGGAGCCTCTTCTTGATGAGGTGTTGGATTTCGTCCATTTCTTAAAGACTAAGTTAACAAAGGAAAGGATCGATACTGCTATCGCGAGTGAATCCGCTTTAAGAAAAGATTGGCTTAAAGCAGAGGAGGATGAGGCATGGCAAAGTTTGTAAGAGGCGATGTCGTTGTTGTGCCTTTTCCCTTTTCTGATCTAAGCCAATCTAAAAGACGGCCTGCTTTAGTCATTACATCATTGGACGGCGACGACCTTATTCTTTGTCAGATAACCAGTCAAACAATCAAAGACAATTATTCACTTTCACTTGATGATAAAGACTTTAAAACGGGGAGTCTAAAACAGACAAGCAATTTAAGGCCTAATCGCATCTTTACAGCGGACAGCCATATTATCTTATATCGCGTCGGCAATCTTAGGGATGAAAAGCTCTCTGAAGTTGTTGAAAAGATTGTTGAAATAATTCGCGGTAAAAACACAACTTCCGATAACAAAGCGCAAACGGCTATCACACAAACCTGACGGCTTCGTTTACGCTTGAACGTTATCCGAAATTACGGGCAAAATTTTAAGAGGAATTAAAACCGCGTATAGAAATTCAGATTGATCCTCATACAGGAAGATGTTCCTTCACAAACTCTTCGACATACCAGTCCGTAATGGCATCATTGTACATGACCATGTCCAGTTGTTTGGTATAGGCGGTCAGCTTGCCCATGAGTTCCAGACGTTCTTCAATGTGAGGCTGTTTGAATTTTGCAAGCACGGCATCAATGACGTCTTCGGTAAACGTCACCTTAAAATCCATCTTCTTCAGAATCTTCCGGATGAGCCGGACCCTCCTTAATCTCCTGTCGGCGGAGGCCCCGCCGCCCTTGAAAAAGAATCTGATGTAATTGTCATTCATGTTTTCGCCCGCATACGCCTCCACCATGGAGAAGTGATAACCGAGGCGGATGCTGAAATTCATGTAATGGCCGGAAATGACCGCCAGACTCTTCTCTCCGGTTCGGTAGATCTGATCCTCCGGTATGGCCGCGGTGTGGGCGATCATGCCGATAAAGCCCTTGGCATCCGCAGGACGGGGCTCAGGCCATTTCATGCCGCGCATCCCCTTGAGAAATGCAGAAAATGGGATCGAGCATATGTCCTCGGGAGAGGCCTTCTTGACATGGTTTTTTATACCGCCATCGATGTTAATGAGATGGACCGCAA
This genomic interval from Nitrospirae bacterium CG2_30_53_67 contains the following:
- a CDS encoding DUF2281 domain-containing protein, coding for MSKKELLISELEQFTEPLLDEVLDFVHFLKTKLTKERIDTAIASESALRKDWLKAEEDEAWQSL
- a CDS encoding growth inhibitor PemK, giving the protein MAKFVRGDVVVVPFPFSDLSQSKRRPALVITSLDGDDLILCQITSQTIKDNYSLSLDDKDFKTGSLKQTSNLRPNRIFTADSHIILYRVGNLRDEKLSEVVEKIVEIIRGKNTTSDNKAQTAITQT